The DNA window TGGGAGGCCTGGGCCTGTCCTGTCACATCTGCAAGGGCTTCTCCGGTGCCGGCCCTCTGCTggagctggaggcagaggtgaggggagaggacagggagggaaggaggtttGCCCCGTGCCCGTTCTGTGGCAGCGGCATGCCCTGGAGGAGTCCGCCAAACTGGGGGAGTGACATCGACCGACCGACCGTATGAGTGAGGGCAGCCCCGAGGGGCCCCAGCTCAGGAGGGGCTCAGGGCAGGGCGGACAGCAGGAACAGCAGGATGGCTTTGGGATGGGGTCGTATTAATGAAGGCTGCAGGGGAGAGGTGAAAAAGAGGTGGGCTGGGGCACCCTGGGGGTCTGCTAGGCTGACTGGCGGAGGATAGCGTTTCAGGGGAGGCCGGGGTGAGCCTGGAGAAGTGAGCTGTTTCGGGGCGGGAGGCGGGGCTGTGTGTGTCTGTCGGGTGAAGTCAGAGGCCGCCGCGGGGAGATGAGCTGGGAAGTCAAGGGTGGAGAGCTGGCTGAGCGCCTTCCTCACCATCCGAAGGTCCCTCGGTCGGATAGGGACACGTTCATAGTTGTCCTTTAAGACAATAAGCTAAGAAGGCGGCGAGAAGTTGGTGTGGCCTCAGGACGGAGGTGCTGAGGGTGGCAGGGGTCTGTGCTTGGGGCCGGCGGTGCTGGCGGACGAACAGGTTGTGGGGGAGGAAGAATGGCTCGGTTGGAGAACTTCTTTGGGGTATCTGGAGGGAGGCCAGCTGGAGACGCCCAGGGGCCAGCGAGAAAAGGCCTGGGCTCTGGGCCTGTGGCGCCAGGGTTGACTTTCCGGCTGCGGCAGAGGCGGGTGAGGGCGGGGCAGGGGCTCAGGGGCTCAGACACAaaccaagcaggggagaggctggaggacACAGAGGGCCAAGCACAGTAATTCCATGAgatgggtgaggaggaggaggccgaAGCCTGGCCAGTGGATCTGGTGGCTGACAGGTCACCGCCGTGGCCGCTTGTGGGAACATTTTCTGTGGTCCCGGGAAAGCCAGACCATAATGAGCTGAAGGGTGATAGGCAGACAAGACTCTGAAACAAAGGGTACGTGGCTCTGTATCACAATTGCGAGAAGcttgataattttaaatataactgcTCTAGTTAAAAAAGGGAAGCCGGATGCCGAAGAGGGGGGCAGTCCTCACACAGCAGGGGTAGGGCTTGCGGGGCCAACGCTGAAGATTTTCTTTCCCCGAGGATGGGGGGGGGCTGGGCCtttaggaggagaaagagggggcaCCGGAGAAGTGGGGTGTAGGCCAGGTGGACCGGGTGGCCTTGGTCAGGGCGGCGGCGCACCTGTGGCAGGAGGGGGACGGGCGTGTTCCTCTGAGCAGGGCTGGCTGGCgggaaggcgggggtgggggggggtggggggggggggggggcggtcagatGTAAGGGAGCCCTGCTGAGACAGCATGTAAGGGGCTGGGAGCAGAATAAAGGCTCCGAGGAGCGGGTACCAGAGGTCAAAACACCTGCCTTGGGAGTGTGCAGAGGCTGGCTGGGAGGGTAAGGGATTTCCAGGCAGCGTAAAAGGCCCAGATGATGCTGAAAACCACAGCCTATAATGACGGACTCCAGTATGCTTGGTTATGTGGGTTTCTCTGGGAAAAGTGGTCCCACGGACAGGATTTGAACAGGGTTGAAGGCTCTTTCTGGGTGGGGAAGAGGACAAGACGAGGAGAGAGCTGGGGTGTCTTCAGTAAGAGTGCTACTACCGGCCttggggcagagaaggggctgaTGCCAGGGGGACGTCCGGGGTCTATGTGTCCGTCAGGTGTTAAGGAGCCGGGAGGTGTTAGTGGccgggagggacacagagaatggGTCATGGCCAGGGAGGAATTCTGGGATGAATCCAGAGGGCAGCCAAAGTTCGGGGGTGTCCCAGTGGAGGCAGAGGCAAAGGTCTTTATGGCCGTGGAGGTCAGAGGTCAAGGACTGAAATGCCAGAGAGGTGGGTGAGTCCCCAGCGAGGAGGCTGGGGGCCACACAAGCACCTAGAAACTGGTACAGGcagcctgggtggggtggggcaggtgacTGGGGAGACAGTGGCAGCCCCTGtcggtggcgggggtggggggaagggggggagagcaGGTGCCACCAGAGGCCGGGGTGCAGCGGCCGGGTGCCAGCAGGGTTTGGGAAAGACAGGCAGTCTCCTCCACCCGGGAGGGCTGCGTAAGGAAAGGGTGCGGTGGGCACAGGCTGGCACaaatggggcagggggagcagtgatgagctggggtggggggtgaagctTTGGTTTCAGAGGCTCCCGAGGGGCTCACTGCAGTTAAGAGCTGGGTCGTGGGAACGGGGAAGCCACGAGTGGGTGGGTACAGCTCTGAGGTCACTACCGGTTCTGCCCTAACTGGCCATGCGACCTTGGCAAGGGACTGCCCACTGGCCCGTGAGCGCCAGCCTAAAACGGGGACCTGCCTGCCGGCGTCTGGAGGAGCAGCAGGAGTAAATACTGAACCACAGGGCGGGGACGCACCTGTGGAAACAGCACTGGTGACCAAGCTGCTCCCCCGCTCTCCTCGCTAGTGACCTGGACGAGGAGAAGGGGCCCCCGTAGAGGACTCAGAGGACAGAGGACACAGATGCAGGGGCCCCACCTGAGAGGATTCCCACACCCCCTCAGCCCGAGGGCACCCAGAGCGGCCCATCTCCGGCTTCAGAACCCCAGCCCCTCCgtctctcacctccctcccctcctgatGCCTCCTAGCTAACTCCCAAATAAAGGACCCGAAGGCAGACACGAGTGTGaatcttaaattattattatttcttcctgtcgcttacacccaaggtgggggcaggggaagaggaggggaagaggagaggggggacTCGCCTCCCCCCCTAAGGCACTGAGTGGAGAAGccgcaaggggggaggggggaggtcacATTGTCCTCACTCTCTGGGGCTAGGCCCCAGgtctccccagccctgggctcccCCATCACCTGAAATGCTAAGATGAGGCCCAGGGCCACCtgacctcccccaaccccaataTATTACATCATCACTTTTTAAATAGATACAGGGACTGGTCCCGCTACCCCCTCCCTGTGACACCCCCTCACTATTGGGGGTACCTGGGCAGCTGTGCAAATGGGCATGAGGGTgcatgggaggaagggagagcacCGGGCCCCTTAACCTGCCCCTTttaaggagggggaggggccgccAGGCCAGGGAGGGGAAATAGTGCAAGGCAGAGCCCAGGCcgcaaggggggggggaggggggcagcaccCAGCGAGGACGGGAGGGGGGGcagttgcccccacccccagcagaatTGGGTAGTTAAAAATCTGAAACTAGATTTCAACAAGACCAACAGAAGAGGCTATGTACAGAACCGGGGTGGATTCAATCCTAAGGGAAGAGCGAGGGGGCTGCCCTCCGAGACCCCCGCAGGGCGGCCGGACCGGCAGGGGTCTGGGAGCGGAACCCCTTCGGCGCTCTCTCGGCGGCGGCGCGCCCGCGGGTGCCCGGAGCGGCCGCCAGGGGGCGCCCGCCCGCGCGCTCCGCAGGCCCGCAGCCCCTCACCCCGTCCCCGAGCCCGCGCCGCGCCAGCCCGGGGGCGGCGTGAGTCAGGGGCGGCCCGGCGGCGGCTCCGGCTCGCACCTGGgcgggaggaggagaggagggcaggagccACCCGGCCCGCCCTGCCCTCTGGCCCCGGGGAGGGAGCGGCGGGAACAAGACATTCCCTGCCCGGGGAcgcgggaggggagggcagggccgggGCGGAGAGCCGAGCGGAGCGGGCCCCTCCCGCTGCCCCCAGGGGCGGGCGAGCCACTCAGGCCACCCCGCCCCCTTCTCCTCCAGGACCCCGTGACTCAGCGCTCGGAGCCTggcggggggcgagggggggtGGGGCGCGAGGATGGCTCCTTCCTGCGGGGCCCAGTCCCCCAGGCTTTCCAGCTTCTACCTCGCTTTCCCCCACCTACCCTTCCTTCGCCGCCCCCCTTTGCATAATTCACTGCCAGGAAAAGGGAACAGAAACCAGGAAGGAGGGGTCtcggaagggaagggaggggcggTCCTTCACCCCCTGACGCAGCCAAAACCCCTAGGGGCATGGGGGCGGGGCAAGACTTTGGTCCcaagccccccagcccctggaaacccgCATAGCCGAAGAGGGACCCCACAAATCAGAAATACATTATTGCTTCTACTCCCCAGGAGCAGCTGGGGATAGGGACCCCACCTTTACAATAGAGCTGTAAATACACTATCCTGCGTCACTCCTTGGGAGATCACCCCAGTCTGGGGAGCCTCTACCCCAAAACCTTCTCAGCTTGGAACTGGAATGAGGGTTCTGGGGGgcgcgggggaaggggcagatctCTGAAGCCGGGGAGGCCCAGAGCCCCGACCCCGGCTCTGTCCGTCCCGCCCACTCCCACTGCTTGGCAGCGGCGGCCCGGCCTCGCGCGGCGCCAGCCCGGCCGCTCGGCCCTCTCTAAGAGGACTCCATGGCACCTTCGGCCTGCGGCGTACTGggtgccccctcctcctcctcgtcatCAGGGGGCCCCAGGGCGGCGACCGGAGGGCCGGTAGGGGCTGACTGCTCCCAGAATCGGGCCAGAGAGAGGCGGAAGGTGTCCAAGTGGCCGTTGGAGAGGTCGAGGCCCGCGGGGGACGGGGCGGCGGCGGAGGGCGGTGGGTAGTGGGGTGGCGCGTCGTCCTTCCGGCGCCGCCGGGTGCGCACCTCCAGGCAGTTCTGGCCCTTGAGGTGGCGCTGCAGGTGGTCCTCCTTGGCGAAGGCCTTGTGGCACAGGTGGCACTCGTAGGGCCGGTCCCCCGTGTGCAGGTGCATGTGGTTCTTGAGGTCGTAGCTGTGCAGGAAGCGGGCTGGGCAGTGCGGGCACGAGTAGGGCCGCTCTCCGGTGTGCTTCCGCATGTGAATCTTCAGCTTGTCGTTCCTGGCCGGGGGGGCGCAAGGGAGCGGGTTCAGGACAGGACCCTGGCCGGCTCCTCCGGGCCAGGTCCCTGGGGTCTCGTCCCTCTGGTCCCTCTGCCGCGGGCTGCCTCTTACCGCCCGGGACGCCCTTGCTGACTGCTCCCAGCTTAGGCCGGCGcggcctccccgcctcccacACCGAACCTCTCCTGCCCCAGACGCACGTGCCTTGACCTTCCTTCTCCCGGCCTCCCGGTTTTGTGCGGGTCCCTCCGGTCACAGCCACACCTCCAGCCCTTCCAGGACCACCTGCTCCCCACCCGGGGTCTCCTGACTCCCCTCTCCGCACCCCGCCCCACGGGTGCTCACCGGGTGAAGCGGACGCCGCAGACCTCGCAGGCGAagggcttctcgcccgtgtggGTCCTCATGTGGCGGGGCAGCTTGCCCGCCCCGTGGATGATCTTGTGACAGACGGGGcactcctggggcatctgggagcGGCGTTTGCGCACCAGCTTGTCCTGGCCGTCCAGGCCCGGCGCGAGGGCGTCCTGGTGCAGCGAACTCAGGTAGGCCATCAGGTCAGGATCGATGGCGTCCTCGTCTGAGCCCAGCTCCTCTGGGGACAGCGGGGGCCCACCCCCCTGCGCCAGCCCGTAGGCGGTGGAGTACACgggctcctcctcttcttcctcacccTCATAGGCCTCGTAGGTCAGGGGCCCCTCGGGGGGTGAAGCAGTCCCGGCTGGAGGGCTGTAGCTGTCCCCCGGCCCGCTGCCCGCACTGCCACCCAccctggccccctcctcctcctcgtagGTCACGGGTTGGCTGGGCACCGCGGGCACCTCGGGCACTAAGTGGTTCGCCCGGGCCCCCTTGGTCTGCAGGAACGCTTTCCGGGGCTTGCGGCTGCGGCGGGCCACGGGCcgagggggcggcgggggcgggggcgggcggggcgccTGCGGGGGGCTGTCTTCGCCGTCAGGAACTCCCgcggccgtggccgtggccgtggcgaAGGCCTCCAGGTACTGGCGGGCCCGCTCACAGTCGTCCTCGTCGGGGCTGGGGGCTTCCAGGCCGCTGCCCTGCAGAATCTCCATGCAGGCAGCGATGACACACGGGATCTCCAGCAGCCGGGCGGCCTGGAGCACGGCGGGCATGTTGGCGCTGCTGGTCGTCAGCGTGGCCGTGTAGGCGAACTCGAGCAGGGCGCCCAGGGCCTCGGGCCCCACGAAGTCCAGCTCGCACACGCCGGCGCCCGCCCCCCCGGCGGCCGgcccgccgcccccggcccccgaGACGGCGCCGCCACCGCCCTCGGTGAACAGCTTCTTGAAGTAGTGGCTGCAGGCGGCCAGCACGGCCCGGTGGGTGCGGTATTCGAGGCCCTGCGTCCGGATGGTGAGGTCGCAGAGGTGGCCCAGCTGGCGCTGTTCGTTGAGGCAGCTCAGGAGCTCGCTGCTGTGGTCTGGGAACGGGATCCCGATGAGGTCGTCCTCGGGGCTCCCCATCTTTTTCTGTAGGgttgaggagagggagagggtgagagcaCTCCGCCCTGCGAGGGGGTCCGAGGAGGGAGCCGCGGGGTCGGCCGGATACTCTAAGTGTTTCTACCCATTCGGTCTTGCGCGAGCCCCGAGTCCCGACTAGCACCTTGTCTCCTCACAGACAGGGAACCCGACGCGCAGGCAGGTGAAGCGACTTTCCAAGGTACGTGCCGAACGGCGTTCAAAGCCAGGCCGTGGGCCCAAGTCCTGTTCCCAACTGCTGTGCACAGTCCTGCCTGCCTCTGGGTGCGCAGGAGCCCGGACTTGCCCACGGAACCTTCTCTAGAGACCCGTCCGCttcacccgcccccctccccatgccTTTGGAGGAAGCGCTGGGCTGGGGGACAGGACACGTGGGGAGGCTCCATAAAGTGGCCAAAGGATTCGGGGCTCAATcatctggggaggggggtgacaGTCTGTGACGGAGCCTCCCCACGGCCAGAGAGGCCAAGAGCTGAGACTCACGCTGGACCCAGGCGCGCTCCCGCCCGGCCATGACGTTAAATCAAGTCGCCCCCACGAAGGGCCTGGCCCGCTCACCAGGAGGCCTCCTGCAccttcaccttcctcctcccctcccccacccactaaAAGTTCATCTCCCCTTTTagattccaccccccaccccaggccaaaAGGGAAATACAgctcccagcacccccccccacatcctcccctcccccagggggccAGGGAGCAGCCACCCTGTGCTGGGGTGTCGCGCTGGCTGGCTCGGGTGCTTCCTGCCCCGCACAGATAAGCATcgtccccgccccctcccccactgccaatAGGCCAGGTTccagtccccacccctccccacctcgctcCCGCCAGGCcaccacctctccctccccaccggGTGGTGGTGCCCCCGCTGGCTGGCCGGTCAGGAGAGCCCCCCTCTCCAGAGGgccgtcccccccccaccccccccccgcccccgtgctgccctctctgaggcacagagacacgGCGGCCCCCCCaagggggtggagggcaggggggtggtAGAGTGGGTCTGGCCTGGAAGTGGGGTGTCTGCTGCCATCTTGCTCAGCGACTTTGGACAAGTCCCTTCTCTCTGTGcgtcagtttcctcagctgtacaAGGAGCGGGTAGAAGGCCCAAGGACTCAGCCCTTTAGCCCTGACCTTTGGTGGGTCTGGAGCCACTGGAGACAGAGTCCGGGCCCGGAAAGAGCTGTGCTCCGGACGCAGCCAGGCTTGACTCTGTGGCTGACTAGCTCGGTGGCTTTCAACACAACATCTATAGTCTCTGGGCCTCCTTCCTGGTCGACAACACAGGATAATTCCTCCGGATTCCTAGGGCTGTGGTGGCGGCTGAGTGAGACCGTGTGCTGGCCTAGGGGCTGACACACACATTCTGGCCTCGGGAGGGAGAAGCAAGGCCTCACCCAGGGGCAGATTCCACTCTACAGATGGCCTCTGCTGGGAAACAGCTTGGGGACAGctgggtctctctccctcaagtCACCCCAAGGAGTCAGGTTACTACTAGCTacgtgaccttgggtaagtcacttccttcccccaccccaggaggcCCGTTTCCCCGTCCATAATATTAAAGTCCCCAGGGTGGGTCCCACCGACACTGGTCAGTGTCGTCTTCGCCACTGCCAACGGCCGCTCAGCCCTGGCCACTGGGGCGAAAAGTTTTTTTCAGGGAGTTGGGGGAGTCAGGGGCCACAGATTTCCTCTTTAGAGCACAAGACCCGCATTGTCTCCGCCCGCCTCCGGGCCGGTCACCTGCATAGAAGCCTTAAGTGAGCCTCACCcacgtgtgtctctctctcgtaAGTTGCAAGTTGTGCCCAGATGCCCTCAGCGAGGCCCTTGCTCCCACCCTGGGTCCCCACATCCCTTCTCTCCCTGGGGGCAGCCCCAGGCCCCTTTGGTCCTCCTGTCTGCACTTTACAAACTGAACGAGGGGCAAACAGCCCCAGAACTTAGGAACAGACAAAAACCGGGTGGGCGCCCTCCTGAGCCCAAGCGGATCCTGTCCCTCCTGAGGGGGACGGGTGGGGCTATCCTCGCTGTCCATTGGCCTGGAGCTGGGCACCCGCAGGCACGTGGCTCaccccatccctctccctccttccctccccaccccacccattcCTGCCGCTTGCTAAGCCCGcctcctttctcccaccccaGGGCCGGTCTCCGAGGCAACCTGGTGTGGCAGGGCACTGATTGGCCGACCCTGCTGTCAGGTCACAGGCTCAGGCTGGTTCACCACGCAACTCACACAGGACTTGGGCAAGGGTGGGTGTTTAACCCCTTAGGCCCAACTCCAATGCCCTTGGCCACGCGGTGGCAACgcgggaggggagaggcagaggacacACGTGGGAAGGGGAGGTGTCGGTAAGGTTCTCCAGCTCTGGGAGACTCCCCCTGCCCTCACCCAGGGCTCTGGCACCAATGCCAACTTAGGTGTCGCCTGGAGCTACCCTGGTGCCAACCAGGCCACGGGGGCACTCCTAGCCCCGTCatcggggggcgggggtggggcaccGGTGCCAGGATGCCCACCCCACCTCGGGCACCCTTCCCACATCTGCATCCCAAAGGGCCCAGCCCCCTGACGCCCCGGGAGGGCGGCCCATCCCCACCCAGCCCGGCATGCCCCCTCTTGCTGAGGCCTTGTGGgcatgggtgtgtgtggaggCTGGGGGGGGCGGCTGTGCCAGGGAACCAGGCGAGGTCTGTTTGGTCTGTTTGCCTGGTAGGGGGAAGAACCGGGGGCCCCGCCCCATCACTCCCCCTTTCCCGCCacccccccaggctcccctcactgTCAGGCCTGCTAGACCGGCCAAGCAGGTGGGCAGCTCTCTTGAAACCGGGCCCTGAGTCAAGCCTGCCCCAtcttgggtgggggggaagaCTTCGGGGTGAGAAAGGTAGAAGGGGGCAAAGGTAGGAGCCCCATCAGGTACCTCTCCGCACCCAGGGGCACCCGCCAGCGTGTGTCCGCCACCAAGAATCAAAAGATAGAGAGCAGTGGCCCTGCTAGGAAGGGAGGAGGCTGTAACTCCTTCCGGGTGCTGACCTCAGACGGTGTCCAGTGCGGTGCTGGGGGCGCCAGGGCCACCCCTGCCGGCTGGGGCCAGGCGAGGAGAGGGGATACGGCCCCATCGGCCGGCCGATGAGTAAAGCTGgccccccttccccacagccTGCGGATTAGGGGAGTGAGGCTTAGTGTGGGGGGCAGCAGGCGGAACCGGGATTAGCGGCAGAGAAAATAGATATGGGGCCGAGACGCGGGCgcacagaacccccccccccccaccaccaccaaaggcTTCTCCAGGTGCAGCAGCTTGGGGTGAGGGAGGCTGAGACCTGGCCGGGACATCTTCCGGCCAGAGTGATGGAGGCCTGAGGCGCTTCTCAGTGCCCCCCTCCTGTCTTGGCTGGCCGCCCCTCCCccttacttctctctcttttctgccccccccccgcccccaccccaactccagcCTCAggttctcttcctgtttttttggAGCTGAGTTTTGCACGCAGACAGGGCTTTGGCCTGTGGCTGGACCAGGGGGGTGGGGAAGTAGGACAACGGGGCCAAAGTCCTCAGGGACCCAGGAGTCCCGGCTCCCCAGCCTCTCCCGCACTTCCTGGGGCTGCTGGAACCCAGGGGCTGTGGCCATCTGGACCGCCCAGCTGGGAAGGCAGGGTAAGGGGCCGGGGAGTCCCCTGAGGGGCCGGTAAGGGCTCAGAAGGAAGGCCAGGCCCCCTGCCCCCGGGGGTGCCCTGGGCGTGTACGGagtcccaccccagcccctccaaGCGAGTGCGtgccctgcccatcccccacacgCCGCTTCCCCCCTCCTAACCTCACCACCCCCAGCACTCACACTTCCTGGGGGCCAGGCGGGGAAGGGAGACCGCAAGCCACGAAGGGGGAAGGAGGCCAGGGGAGCTGGCTGCTTCCCGGTGCCGTGGGGGTTAAGCCTCTCCTCCCTCAAAATGCCCAATTCCCGGTGCTGTGActcctggaaggaaggaggcctCCGTGCTCCcctccaccttcccttccctgacaTCAGGACACAGCCCTCGCCTGCCCTGCAGGGCACAGGCCAACCTGGCGGGTGTGAGGGGCGCAAGATGGCAGAGATGTGGCCTTCCTCCTTTACCTCTGGGGACCCCTGCTCATCAGCCACCCTGCGCTCCTGGACCCCCTCCTTGGCCTCTTCTTCCCGTCCCCTTGCTCACTGGCCTGCCTGTCCCCTGACCAAGACGACACGCATCCTTGCCGGCCCCCTGCCTCCACTCTAGGCATCCGTGTCGTGTCCCTCAGGCCCCAGGAGCCACCCCAGCCTCTCCTGTCTCTGCTGCTTTGTCCCTCAGGTGTGGGCCCAGCCTGTCCCGCTGCCTCCGCTCCCCTCTGCTCCGGGCagcaccccttcccctctccccaggctggtgggcagagaggggcggCAGCATTCCATCAAGCAGCCAGGCCTGCCTTCCGAGGCCTGGTCTTGCCACGGGATGGCCACATCCAGGGCACCCGGGCCCCGCTTCTGGAAGAAGCACGGGATCGAAATTTGGGGGCCAGCTGGAGAGGatgggtggcggggtgggggtgcggaGAGAGCggatgtggggtggggtggagggggggacaACCCAGGCCTCTCTGCCCGTCAGAGTTTCCAGCCCTGGAGCTGCTGGGCTTTCCCCGGAGTGCCCACCCTGGGCCAGGCAACCTCGTACCTGGACAGACCCTGGCCATCAGGGTTCCCAGCAGGAGCTGCCCGGGCAGCACCGGCTCCCCTTAGGGCCCGAGGAGACGGCACAAGGTGCCAGGGTCTGCCctgtgcccaccccctccccccagcctagCGTCTCAGGCTGGGTAACCGAGCCGGCTGGTAACCCCACACCCGCCAAGCCGCGGGCAGAAacctgagccccccagccccagaggaCACCCCAGCCCGATCCCCGGAGCCCGGCTCTCTGCCAGCCTGTCCAACCTCCTGTCCTGGCCCAGCGATCCCTCGGCTCCCGTAGGCCCCTGCTGCTCCCCTGTCCTCTTGGGTCCCCTGAGTGCTGGAGCTTTCCCACACACCAGCTCTTCGGACCCTCAGCTCCCCACACCTCCCCAGGGAAGTTTGGACACCCTCTTCCTAGCCTGTTTTTCAGTCCCTCTCTGACCCTTGGCCAATTCTAGGCCTCCAAGCCTCCCCTGGGGCCTGATCTCCCAAGCCAGAGAAGGGCCTACTCACCTGAACGCTGAGGGGCCTCTCCGGCAACTCCTCTTGGCCCCTGGGGGGAGCaggttgggaggggtgggggagggccgggctgggggggggggaggtggggtggctgTTCCCCGCTCCAGCTCCCTCCTTCAAAGGGGCCGCCCACGAcctggccc is part of the Felis catus isolate Fca126 chromosome F1, F.catus_Fca126_mat1.0, whole genome shotgun sequence genome and encodes:
- the ZBTB7B gene encoding zinc finger and BTB domain-containing protein 7B, whose product is MGSPEDDLIGIPFPDHSSELLSCLNEQRQLGHLCDLTIRTQGLEYRTHRAVLAACSHYFKKLFTEGGGGAVSGAGGGGPAAGGAGAGVCELDFVGPEALGALLEFAYTATLTTSSANMPAVLQAARLLEIPCVIAACMEILQGSGLEAPSPDEDDCERARQYLEAFATATATAAGVPDGEDSPPQAPRPPPPPPPPRPVARRSRKPRKAFLQTKGARANHLVPEVPAVPSQPVTYEEEEGARVGGSAGSGPGDSYSPPAGTASPPEGPLTYEAYEGEEEEEEPVYSTAYGLAQGGGPPLSPEELGSDEDAIDPDLMAYLSSLHQDALAPGLDGQDKLVRKRRSQMPQECPVCHKIIHGAGKLPRHMRTHTGEKPFACEVCGVRFTRNDKLKIHMRKHTGERPYSCPHCPARFLHSYDLKNHMHLHTGDRPYECHLCHKAFAKEDHLQRHLKGQNCLEVRTRRRRKDDAPPHYPPPSAAAPSPAGLDLSNGHLDTFRLSLARFWEQSAPTGPPVAALGPPDDEEEEGAPSTPQAEGAMESS